A genomic region of Luteolibacter arcticus contains the following coding sequences:
- a CDS encoding arylsulfatase has protein sequence MPRNALLLAALSALSFASPALADAPRPNVIFILCDDMGWGDLGVFYQNSRTSTQKFATPKLDAFANDGLQLRRHYAPAPVCAPSRASLILGVHQGHANIRNNQFDQTLDDNHTLGTVMKSAGYATACIGKWGLQGPGTPVNQPSHPSKRGFDYFFGYLAHLSAHNHYPEELTGVDNQGQPNGFFDNTTKITAQLGKCYSTDLITARAKKWIADQHTASPAQPFFLYLTYAAPHAQLDVPTQPYPAGDGLDGGMQWTGTPGAMINTASGTINSWIHPDYASQAGWSDVAKRHATMMRRIDDAVGDLTATLDELGIDDNTLVVFTSDNGPANEAGSGGSYTHDPRFFDSYGPLEGIKRDTLEGGIRVPALVRWPAHITAGGISQTPAQFHDWLPTFAEVAGVPQPERADGVSLVPSLTGTGTQRPSTVYVEYSIAVNTPNWPTVFPNHANEPRNEMQVLFMNGYKGIRTNVASHADNFRIYNTLADPAESTNLTGQPGVPTQQQFKDKVLQLRRTSPSSARSYIDGQPVPPVPSPASSRAARNPMSPARSATTSMAAWKPPPR, from the coding sequence ATGCCCCGTAATGCCCTTCTTCTCGCCGCCCTCTCGGCACTCTCCTTTGCCAGCCCGGCATTGGCCGACGCTCCCCGGCCGAACGTCATCTTCATCCTGTGCGATGACATGGGCTGGGGCGACCTCGGCGTGTTCTACCAGAACTCCCGTACTTCGACCCAGAAGTTCGCCACCCCGAAGCTCGATGCCTTCGCTAATGACGGCCTCCAGCTCCGCCGCCACTACGCCCCGGCCCCGGTCTGTGCACCCTCACGCGCATCGCTGATCCTCGGCGTCCACCAAGGTCACGCGAACATCCGCAACAACCAGTTCGACCAGACGCTCGACGACAACCACACGCTCGGCACCGTGATGAAGAGCGCGGGCTACGCCACCGCCTGCATCGGCAAATGGGGCCTGCAAGGCCCGGGCACGCCGGTCAATCAGCCGAGCCATCCCTCGAAGCGCGGCTTCGATTACTTCTTCGGCTACCTCGCCCACCTTTCGGCGCACAACCACTACCCGGAAGAACTGACCGGCGTAGATAATCAGGGCCAGCCGAACGGCTTCTTCGACAACACCACCAAAATCACCGCGCAGCTCGGCAAGTGCTACTCGACCGATCTGATCACCGCGCGGGCGAAGAAGTGGATCGCCGACCAGCACACCGCCAGCCCGGCCCAGCCCTTCTTCCTCTACCTGACCTACGCCGCGCCGCACGCCCAGCTCGATGTGCCGACCCAGCCCTACCCCGCGGGCGATGGCCTCGACGGCGGCATGCAGTGGACTGGCACGCCCGGCGCCATGATCAATACCGCCAGCGGCACCATCAACTCGTGGATCCATCCCGACTACGCCAGCCAGGCCGGCTGGAGCGATGTCGCGAAACGCCACGCGACCATGATGCGGCGGATCGATGATGCCGTGGGCGACCTGACCGCGACGCTGGACGAACTCGGCATCGACGATAACACGCTGGTCGTTTTCACCTCTGACAATGGCCCGGCGAACGAAGCTGGCTCCGGCGGCAGCTACACCCACGACCCGCGCTTCTTCGATTCGTATGGCCCGCTGGAAGGCATCAAGCGCGACACCTTGGAAGGCGGCATCCGCGTGCCAGCGCTGGTCCGCTGGCCCGCCCACATCACCGCCGGCGGCATCTCGCAGACGCCAGCGCAATTCCACGATTGGCTCCCGACCTTCGCTGAAGTCGCGGGCGTACCTCAGCCGGAGCGCGCGGATGGCGTCTCGCTGGTTCCCTCGCTGACGGGCACCGGCACCCAGCGGCCTTCCACCGTCTATGTGGAGTATTCCATTGCCGTCAACACGCCGAACTGGCCCACCGTTTTCCCGAACCACGCCAACGAACCGCGCAACGAGATGCAGGTGCTCTTCATGAATGGCTACAAGGGCATCCGCACCAACGTCGCCTCGCATGCGGACAACTTCCGCATCTACAACACCCTGGCCGACCCGGCCGAATCAACCAACCTCACCGGACAACCGGGCGTGCCAACGCAACAGCAGTTCAAGGACAAAGTCCT